One Chryseobacterium sp. StRB126 genomic region harbors:
- a CDS encoding TonB-dependent receptor has product MNRKIQLLSIIFLGVSQFAFSQIKEEKLVLNKKREPEVKKIEKKKTSVETIKNYPPEEKSQNPVKYTITDVPAVSDFKTSTIQGEDVAPKFDGTAQNNYVQFGMGNYGKILLDGNVSKTLENKFEVGADVHLLSTNGLKNDYDWKSKQTSATIGAFLNSYGDKGKFNINAEYGLNNYNYYGIYALTPNADVDLKQKVNQFKVNGYYDFYSNEILNDVRVKSSFLKDHFDAQENQVSILANFSKHAVELGKSGINLNADLGVGLEAVKTDFEMVDKNSSNFFNTNLTPKVTFRKGESYLMLGSGFSFLNAKNSNRLMDQVKNNKTYWFPQAEFQVAAAKEFKFYGGVDGGLKLNTYGDLLQENPYALSDQYLKPTETKYHFYVGLRGDIDEMLKYDFSAGFGKMKDIMFFKANPLFDNNYTLNRAAYDYANTFSAIYDDGNVSDIKGSVQYFPLENLMIDGEVRFTKYNLKNYDNIYNVPLVNASIGAKYTMLDKKLLLGFKGIFASDRTTNSFSIEGIADASAPNGMIYRSLENTNDKVGGYADLNLSAEYKIHKNFSIFALGNNLLSSKYQTYKAYKVLGPQILGGVKITF; this is encoded by the coding sequence ATGAACAGAAAAATTCAATTATTATCCATCATATTTTTAGGGGTTTCGCAGTTCGCGTTTTCCCAGATCAAGGAGGAGAAACTGGTTCTTAATAAAAAGAGAGAGCCGGAAGTGAAGAAGATCGAGAAAAAGAAGACTTCCGTGGAAACCATTAAAAACTATCCACCGGAAGAGAAATCCCAGAATCCTGTAAAGTATACCATTACAGACGTTCCTGCGGTTTCTGACTTCAAGACTTCTACCATTCAGGGAGAGGATGTGGCTCCGAAATTTGACGGAACAGCTCAGAATAACTATGTCCAGTTCGGAATGGGAAATTATGGGAAGATTCTGTTGGATGGAAATGTATCCAAAACCCTTGAAAATAAGTTTGAAGTAGGAGCAGATGTGCATTTGCTTTCTACGAATGGTCTTAAAAATGATTACGATTGGAAATCCAAGCAAACTTCCGCAACGATAGGAGCTTTTCTGAACTCTTATGGAGATAAAGGAAAATTCAACATCAATGCTGAATATGGATTGAATAACTATAACTATTATGGGATCTATGCACTGACACCCAATGCGGATGTTGATCTGAAACAGAAAGTTAATCAGTTCAAAGTAAATGGTTACTACGATTTCTATTCTAACGAAATTCTGAATGATGTAAGGGTAAAATCATCATTCTTGAAAGATCATTTTGACGCTCAGGAAAATCAGGTTTCAATTTTGGCTAATTTCTCTAAGCATGCTGTTGAACTTGGTAAATCAGGAATCAACCTGAATGCTGATTTAGGAGTAGGTTTAGAAGCCGTAAAAACAGATTTTGAAATGGTAGATAAAAACTCTTCCAATTTCTTTAATACGAATTTAACTCCAAAAGTAACGTTTAGAAAAGGGGAGTCTTATTTGATGTTAGGATCAGGGTTTTCTTTCCTGAATGCTAAGAATTCAAACAGACTGATGGATCAGGTGAAGAACAATAAAACGTATTGGTTCCCGCAAGCTGAGTTCCAGGTGGCTGCTGCCAAAGAATTTAAATTCTACGGTGGAGTAGACGGTGGTCTTAAGCTTAATACTTACGGAGATCTTCTTCAGGAGAATCCTTACGCGCTTTCTGACCAGTATTTAAAACCTACAGAAACAAAATATCACTTTTACGTAGGATTAAGAGGAGATATTGATGAAATGTTGAAATACGACTTCTCTGCAGGGTTCGGAAAAATGAAAGACATTATGTTCTTTAAAGCAAACCCTCTTTTTGATAATAACTACACCCTGAACCGTGCTGCTTATGACTATGCGAACACATTCTCTGCCATTTATGATGACGGAAATGTAAGTGATATTAAAGGTAGTGTACAGTATTTCCCTTTAGAAAACTTAATGATTGATGGGGAAGTAAGGTTTACAAAGTATAATTTGAAGAACTACGATAATATCTACAACGTTCCTTTAGTGAATGCAAGTATTGGTGCTAAATATACGATGCTTGATAAGAAGTTATTGCTAGGTTTCAAAGGAATTTTCGCAAGCGACAGAACAACAAACTCTTTTTCAATTGAAGGAATTGCAGATGCTTCGGCTCCTAATGGAATGATTTACCGCTCATTAGAAAATACGAACGATAAAGTTGGGGGGTATGCGGATTTAAATCTTTCAGCAGAGTACAAAATTCACAAAAATTTCAGTATTTTCGCACTCGGAAATAATCTTCTAAGCTCAAAATATCAGACCTACAAGGCTTATAAAGTCTTAGGTCCACAGATTCTGGGTGGTGTGAAGATTACCTTCTAA
- a CDS encoding cation-translocating P-type ATPase, whose amino-acid sequence MNYNIPHNLKGLTEAEVEASRKKHGYNRLEAVKKESWADLLLNILKEPMLILLICVSFIYVLTGDYGEALFMFAAIVGVTAISFYQDNRSKKALEELEKLNEPLSKVIRGSKIIDIPTFEIAVGDLCITEEGNLINADGRIVHSNDFSVNESSLTGESFSVFKDSRSEDNKVYSGTITVSGLAVFEVENIGKETKVGKIGQSILGIKAEASPLQIQIRNFVKGMAVIGVIIFLAVCIFSFVKTGDFVTSLLSGLTLAMSVLPEEIPVAFTTFMALGAWKLMREGIIIKRSSIVETLGSVSVICTDKTGTITENSMKLKHLYDYRSDRTYEEKEFGTKELHELIDYAMWSSEPVPFDPMEITLHKIYEQTRKPDQRKDYQLFHEYPLEGKPPMMTHLFENEQKDRIIAAKGAPEAIISVSNLSEEEKNKIRKLIKNFGEQGYRVLGIARSHFEGNDFPDKQQDFRFDFLGLTVFYDPPKKGIKEVFKHIYEAGIKVKVITGDNADTTRAIAQQAGIEGNTPPVNGSEITTCSEAEIIKLSENTTLFTRMFPEAKLQVVNALKEQGHVVAMLGDGVNDGPALKAAHIGVAMGNKGTEIAKSAAALVITNDDLDKLVIGIAAGRRIYANIKKAVQYIISIHIPIILTVSLPLFLGWVFPHIFTPVHVIFLELVMGPTCSIVYENEPMEKNAMQKPPRALTETFLNWRELTISIIQGLVITAGILWLYQYSVSHGNDEAKTRALVFATLIFSNILLSLVNRSFYYSMLESFKNRNILLVGISVLVVLLLLIILYVAPVSGFFSVTALSIKELGLALFTASVSVLWFEIYKLIKRYYFRK is encoded by the coding sequence ATGAATTACAATATACCGCACAATTTGAAAGGACTTACAGAAGCTGAAGTAGAAGCTTCCAGAAAAAAACACGGATATAACCGCCTGGAAGCGGTTAAGAAAGAATCATGGGCAGACCTCCTTCTCAACATTCTGAAAGAGCCGATGTTGATTCTGCTTATATGTGTTTCCTTCATTTATGTACTTACAGGAGATTATGGAGAGGCATTGTTTATGTTTGCTGCCATTGTAGGTGTTACGGCGATTTCTTTTTATCAGGATAACCGCAGCAAGAAGGCACTGGAAGAACTTGAAAAGCTTAATGAACCTTTGAGTAAAGTGATCAGGGGTTCAAAGATCATAGATATTCCTACTTTTGAAATAGCAGTTGGAGATCTGTGCATTACCGAAGAGGGAAATCTTATTAATGCTGATGGAAGAATTGTTCACAGCAACGATTTTTCTGTCAACGAATCTTCCCTTACAGGAGAGAGTTTTTCTGTTTTCAAGGATAGCAGATCCGAAGATAATAAAGTGTACAGCGGAACAATCACAGTTTCCGGGCTTGCCGTTTTTGAGGTCGAAAACATCGGAAAAGAAACTAAAGTAGGAAAAATAGGTCAGTCTATACTGGGTATAAAAGCAGAAGCATCTCCACTGCAGATTCAGATCCGGAACTTTGTAAAGGGGATGGCCGTTATCGGAGTCATCATCTTTCTGGCGGTATGCATCTTCAGTTTTGTTAAAACAGGAGATTTTGTGACCAGCTTACTTAGTGGACTTACATTGGCAATGTCTGTTCTTCCTGAAGAAATTCCTGTAGCCTTTACTACTTTTATGGCTTTAGGTGCCTGGAAGCTGATGCGGGAAGGAATTATCATTAAAAGAAGCAGTATTGTAGAGACCCTGGGAAGTGTTTCAGTAATCTGTACAGATAAAACAGGTACGATTACGGAAAACTCCATGAAGTTGAAGCATCTTTATGACTATCGTTCCGACAGGACTTATGAAGAAAAAGAGTTTGGAACAAAAGAGCTGCATGAGCTTATTGATTATGCGATGTGGAGTAGTGAGCCTGTACCTTTTGATCCTATGGAAATAACACTGCATAAGATCTATGAGCAGACCCGGAAGCCTGATCAAAGAAAAGATTATCAGTTATTTCACGAATATCCGCTGGAGGGCAAACCGCCCATGATGACCCATCTTTTTGAAAATGAACAGAAAGACAGAATTATTGCTGCTAAAGGAGCCCCGGAAGCCATCATCAGTGTTTCCAATCTTTCAGAAGAAGAAAAAAATAAAATAAGAAAGTTAATAAAGAACTTCGGAGAGCAGGGATACAGAGTGCTGGGTATTGCCAGGTCTCATTTTGAAGGAAATGATTTTCCGGATAAGCAGCAGGATTTTAGATTTGATTTTTTAGGATTGACTGTATTTTATGATCCTCCTAAAAAAGGAATAAAGGAAGTATTTAAACATATTTACGAGGCAGGTATTAAAGTAAAGGTAATTACCGGAGACAATGCTGATACCACCAGAGCTATTGCACAGCAGGCAGGAATAGAAGGCAATACTCCGCCTGTCAACGGAAGTGAAATTACTACCTGTTCAGAAGCAGAAATAATAAAGCTTTCTGAAAATACCACTTTATTTACAAGAATGTTCCCCGAAGCAAAACTACAAGTGGTTAATGCACTGAAGGAACAAGGCCATGTAGTAGCGATGCTGGGGGATGGGGTAAATGACGGCCCTGCTTTAAAAGCCGCTCATATCGGAGTGGCAATGGGAAATAAAGGAACTGAAATTGCTAAATCAGCTGCAGCATTGGTTATTACAAATGATGATCTGGATAAACTTGTTATAGGAATAGCTGCCGGACGTAGAATCTATGCTAATATAAAAAAAGCGGTTCAGTATATTATTTCCATTCACATCCCTATTATACTTACTGTTTCCCTACCTCTGTTTCTGGGCTGGGTATTTCCCCACATATTTACGCCTGTGCATGTGATTTTTCTTGAACTCGTCATGGGCCCCACGTGCTCTATTGTTTATGAGAATGAGCCTATGGAAAAAAATGCAATGCAAAAGCCTCCAAGAGCACTTACGGAGACGTTTCTGAACTGGAGAGAGCTCACGATAAGCATTATTCAGGGGCTTGTGATTACGGCAGGAATATTATGGCTGTATCAGTATTCTGTCAGCCATGGAAATGATGAAGCCAAAACCAGGGCATTGGTTTTCGCTACGCTTATATTTTCCAATATACTGCTGAGTCTGGTGAACCGTTCTTTCTATTACAGCATGCTGGAGAGTTTTAAGAACCGGAATATCCTGCTTGTGGGGATATCCGTACTGGTTGTGCTTCTTCTGCTGATCATTCTCTATGTAGCTCCTGTTTCAGGATTTTTTAGTGTTACCGCTCTCAGCATAAAAGAACTTGGACTGGCACTGTTCACTGCTTCAGTTTCTGTACTGTGGTTTGAAATTTATAAACTCATAAAAAGGTATTATTTTAGGAAATAA
- a CDS encoding FAD:protein FMN transferase yields MLREFRKPQRLMGNAFEITVVDENEKSAYLHIDAAVAEIQRIEKLLTTFSENSQTSLINHHAGIRPVKVDREVFDLIERSLRISRITDGYFDISYGGIDKSFWNFDRDMKQLPDPKLIKDHLKLVNYENILLNSEDQTVFLKEKGMRIGFGGVGKGYAAEMAKRLLQKRGMPSGIVNASGDLTTWGTQSNGKPWTVGIADPDHAKQPFSYMNITDMAVATSGNYEKFVIIDGKKYSHTINPKTGMPVSGVKSVTVFCPNAEIADAMATPVGIMGINTALDLVNQIHQLECIIIDDDNTVYSSQNINLQ; encoded by the coding sequence ATGTTAAGAGAATTCAGAAAGCCTCAAAGGCTAATGGGGAATGCTTTTGAAATTACTGTAGTAGATGAAAATGAAAAAAGTGCTTATCTGCATATAGATGCGGCGGTAGCCGAAATTCAGAGAATTGAAAAATTGCTTACCACTTTCAGTGAAAACAGTCAGACCAGCCTGATCAATCACCATGCGGGAATACGGCCTGTAAAAGTAGATCGGGAAGTATTTGATCTGATTGAAAGAAGCCTTCGCATTAGCCGCATTACTGACGGATATTTTGATATTTCCTACGGAGGAATAGATAAAAGTTTCTGGAATTTTGACCGTGATATGAAACAGCTTCCGGATCCAAAGCTTATAAAAGATCATTTAAAACTGGTGAATTATGAGAATATTCTTCTCAATTCCGAAGATCAGACTGTTTTTCTTAAAGAGAAAGGAATGAGAATCGGTTTTGGAGGAGTCGGAAAAGGGTATGCTGCTGAAATGGCAAAAAGGCTGCTTCAGAAAAGAGGCATGCCATCAGGAATTGTGAATGCATCCGGTGATCTTACCACATGGGGAACGCAGAGTAACGGAAAACCCTGGACAGTAGGAATTGCAGATCCGGATCATGCAAAACAACCGTTTTCTTACATGAATATTACGGATATGGCTGTGGCAACCTCTGGAAATTATGAAAAATTTGTCATTATCGACGGCAAAAAGTATTCTCACACCATCAATCCCAAAACCGGAATGCCCGTTTCTGGAGTTAAAAGTGTTACTGTTTTCTGTCCTAATGCAGAAATAGCAGATGCTATGGCAACTCCTGTCGGAATTATGGGAATAAACACAGCGTTGGATCTGGTGAATCAGATCCATCAGCTGGAATGTATCATTATAGATGATGACAATACCGTCTATTCATCTCAAAACATTAATTTACAATGA
- a CDS encoding thioredoxin family protein encodes MKTLFLTLMMGMFSIGIMAQSRFENAKKEAAAKNELILLNFSGSDWCIPCIKLHKNIIETEDFKKLEAENIMVYINADFPRNKKNQLSAEIKKENAALADQYNPKGLFPYTLLLDQDGKILKSWEGLPSESALAFNKEIRDIQQQRK; translated from the coding sequence ATGAAAACACTATTTTTAACCCTGATGATGGGTATGTTTTCTATTGGCATTATGGCTCAGAGCCGTTTTGAAAATGCCAAAAAAGAGGCTGCTGCCAAAAACGAACTTATTTTACTCAATTTTTCTGGCTCTGACTGGTGTATTCCCTGCATAAAGCTTCATAAAAATATTATCGAAACAGAAGATTTTAAGAAACTGGAAGCAGAAAATATTATGGTTTATATCAATGCTGATTTTCCAAGAAATAAAAAGAACCAGCTTTCTGCTGAAATAAAAAAGGAGAATGCTGCGCTTGCCGATCAATATAATCCAAAAGGACTGTTTCCATATACTCTTTTACTGGATCAGGATGGAAAAATATTGAAAAGCTGGGAAGGACTGCCTTCCGAAAGCGCTTTGGCTTTTAACAAGGAAATACGGGATATACAACAGCAAAGAAAATAA
- a CDS encoding efflux RND transporter periplasmic adaptor subunit, translating to MKHKLKIISYSLSIGLLLFYQCKDHVKPEPSAARPKDENVVMLTDAQLKNAPVATTVLSLQKISSILKLNGMIDVPPQNLVSVSIPLGGYLKSSSLLPGKPVSKGQVIAVIENPQFIQLQQDYLMAKSKMHFAQLDYNRQKTLNQSQATSDKVMQQAQSEMNSQKILMNSLAQQLRLININPESLNSGSIKKSVPVYSSINGFVSKVNVNIGKYVNPSDVLFELINPDDIHLNLKVYEKDLANLKKGQKFAAYTNTDPDKKYYGEILLISKDVSPGGWAEVHCHFEKYDQSLVPGMYMNAEIETSTSFSNAVPEESIVNFEGEDFVFVEEKKQTYRLTPVTLGETENGFVQILNAENFKNKKIVIKNAYTLLMKLKNTADE from the coding sequence ATGAAACATAAACTTAAAATTATATCATATTCCTTATCCATAGGATTACTCCTGTTTTACCAATGTAAAGATCATGTAAAACCAGAGCCGTCTGCTGCCCGCCCGAAAGATGAAAATGTTGTCATGCTTACAGATGCTCAATTAAAAAATGCACCTGTAGCAACCACCGTCCTTTCTTTGCAGAAGATCTCCTCCATTTTAAAACTTAACGGGATGATAGATGTACCGCCACAAAATCTGGTTTCTGTTAGTATTCCTTTAGGAGGATACCTCAAATCAAGCAGCCTGCTTCCGGGAAAACCTGTTTCAAAAGGGCAGGTCATTGCGGTTATAGAAAATCCGCAGTTTATCCAGCTTCAGCAGGATTATTTAATGGCGAAATCTAAAATGCATTTTGCCCAATTGGATTATAACCGTCAGAAAACCCTTAACCAAAGTCAGGCTACCAGCGATAAGGTGATGCAGCAGGCTCAGTCTGAAATGAACAGTCAGAAAATCCTGATGAACTCTCTGGCCCAGCAGCTCCGTCTTATCAATATCAATCCTGAATCTCTGAACTCCGGAAGTATTAAGAAAAGCGTACCGGTTTACAGCAGTATCAATGGCTTTGTAAGTAAGGTCAATGTGAATATAGGAAAATATGTGAATCCTTCCGATGTCCTTTTTGAACTCATTAATCCGGATGATATTCATCTTAATCTTAAAGTGTATGAAAAAGATCTGGCGAATCTGAAGAAAGGGCAGAAATTTGCCGCCTATACCAATACCGACCCTGATAAAAAATATTACGGTGAAATTCTGCTGATCAGTAAGGATGTCAGCCCTGGTGGATGGGCTGAAGTACACTGTCATTTTGAAAAATATGATCAAAGCCTTGTACCGGGAATGTATATGAATGCAGAAATTGAGACCAGTACTTCTTTTTCCAATGCTGTTCCTGAAGAGAGTATTGTCAATTTTGAAGGAGAAGACTTTGTCTTTGTAGAAGAAAAAAAACAGACCTACCGATTAACTCCTGTAACATTAGGTGAAACAGAAAACGGGTTTGTACAGATCCTTAATGCTGAGAATTTTAAGAATAAAAAAATTGTCATAAAGAATGCATATACACTTCTCATGAAACTTAAAAATACTGCTGACGAATAG
- a CDS encoding heme-binding domain-containing protein: MKTSSLIKAGAGFMVLFLIVIQFFDTDKNIAAVPSENAIEKHYRVPAHVQELLKASCYDCHSNTTSYPWYNTIQPVKWWLQDHVNSGKRHFNFDEFNSYSREKKLKKLDEVTETVKNGEMPLTSYTVVHRNAKLSDTQKSEIEQWVKEMKQQIE, translated from the coding sequence ATGAAAACATCATCTTTAATAAAAGCAGGAGCAGGATTTATGGTACTGTTTCTGATTGTAATTCAGTTTTTTGATACTGATAAAAATATAGCGGCCGTCCCTTCAGAAAATGCTATTGAAAAACATTATAGGGTACCGGCTCATGTGCAGGAATTATTAAAAGCAAGCTGTTATGACTGTCATTCAAATACCACATCTTATCCATGGTATAATACTATACAGCCTGTAAAATGGTGGCTGCAGGATCATGTCAACTCAGGAAAAAGGCATTTCAATTTTGACGAATTTAATAGCTATTCAAGAGAGAAAAAATTAAAGAAGCTTGATGAAGTTACAGAAACCGTCAAAAATGGGGAAATGCCACTTACATCCTATACTGTCGTTCATCGGAATGCAAAGCTGTCTGATACTCAAAAATCAGAAATAGAACAATGGGTGAAAGAAATGAAACAACAGATTGAATAG